Proteins encoded by one window of Cloeon dipterum chromosome 4, ieCloDipt1.1, whole genome shotgun sequence:
- the LOC135944179 gene encoding zinc finger protein 58-like isoform X1, producing the protein MKLRGKEGKAPIQKPLCRLCECPTSDGHVLASQVDRFKLRKWAMEVMNLTEEDENLPDVVEEDALICYFCIWQAEFGDESGDESVAWWPKKLDLEENARVLRENYSVGEVEQCWVQLEEVDLAKYTKESPKKRKFDIDLAKYEKEIPLKGKYGSGVCSYCGKRCNDLRQHVRGHHKEAIKCGIRGFMTFFHTEEEKEQHMQEDLHSIHKNPRREICCEYCEKVNIFSSLKSWRMHMNRKHPELVACTHRGCKEFFKSKSEMILHINSHKQAINKNLYLCKHCEYFATRKNRLRQHEEAKHMPKIFKCDSCGASFGSKLMVKRHFKQCNILDKCKSCSKDVALKYKARHRKSSVCSKCKLSFECAGLYQLHREKCKQPLFSCEECGKSFNERWKLNRHVRQFHTKSATFRCDHCDYSAFYKAYMADHIQWNHFPKTIRCEECNTFYASERILKIHKRRWHEYIRCAECGQEERRHNMTRHRRVKTCRHCKCKLKCSGLLQKHINKCYVHANRNNFYCDKCPRIFCHKRQLFSHFVRMHNDV; encoded by the exons ATGAAGCTGCGAGGCAAGGAAGGAAAAGCACCcattcaaaagccgctgtgcagactgtgcgagtgtccgacgtcggacgggcacgtcctcgcgtcgcaggtggacaggttcaagctgaggaaatgggccatggaggtcatgaacctgacggaagaagacgaaaacttgccgGATGTGGTCgaagaagacgctttgatctgctatttttgcatttggcaggccga GTTTGGGGATGAGTCTGGAGATGAATCTGtggcttggtggccgaaaaaacttgatttggaagaaaacgctAGGGTGCTGCgggagaattattcag ttGGTGAagtagagcagtgttgggtgcagttggaagagGTTGATCTGGCAAAATATACAAAGGAATCCCCTAAGAAGAGAAAATTCGACATTGATCTGGCCAAATACGAAAAGGAAATCCCTCTGAAGGGGAAATACGGCAGTGGAGTGTGTTCTTACTGTGGCAAGAGATGCAACGATCTGAGACAGCACGTCAGAGGGCATCACAAAGAAGCAATCAAATGTGGAATTCGGGGCTTCATGACTTTCTTTCAcaccgaggaggaaaaagagcagcacatgcaAGAGGATCTTCACTCGATACACAAAAACCCACGCAGGGAAATATGTTGTGAATATTGTGAAAaggtcaatattttttcctcactCAAATCTTGGAGGATGCACATGAATCGCAAGCATCCGGAACTGGTGGCGTGCACGCATCGTGGTTGCAAAGAGTTCTTCAAATCTAAGTCTGAAATGATTCTCCATATCAACTCGCACAAACAagccataaataaaaatctttaccTATGCAAGCATTGCGAGTATTTCGCCACAAGGAAGAACAGGTTGAGACAACATGAAGAGGCGAAGCATATGCCAAAGATCTTCAAATGCGACAGTTGCGGCGCCAGTTTTGGCTCGAAATTGATGGTGAAAAGACATTTCAAACAATGTAACATTCTCGACAAGTGCAAATCTTGCAGCAAGGACGTGGCTCTCAAATACAAAGCACGCCACAGAAAGTCATCAGTTTGCTCGAAGTGCAAACTCAGTTTCGAGTGCGCGGGTTTGTACCAATTGCATcgggaaaaatgcaaacaaccCCTCTTTAGTTGCGAAGAGTGTGGAAAATCATTCAACGAGCGTTGGAAGTTGAATCGTCATGTGAGACAATTTCACACCAAATCTGCGACCTTTCGCTGCGACCATTGCGACTATTCTGCATTTTATAAGGCATACATGGCGGACCACATCCAATGGAATCATTTTCCAAAGACGATTAGGTGTGAAGAGTGCAACACATTTTATGCTTCTgaacgaattttaaaaatacacaagcGCAGGTGGCACGAATACATTCGGTGCGCAGAATGTGGTCAGGAGGAGCGCCGTCACAACATGACGAGACACCGGCGCGTCAAGACTTGCCGCCACTGCAAATGCAAGTTGAAGTGCTCAGGACTCCTTCAAAAGCACATTAATAAGTGCTATGTGCACGCAAATCGTAATAATTTCTATTGTGACAAGTGCCCGAGAATATTTTGCCACAAGAGACAAttgttttctcattttgtCAGGATGCATAAtgatgtataa
- the LOC135944179 gene encoding zinc finger protein 780B-like isoform X3 gives MKLRGKEGKAPIQKPLCRLCECPTSDGHVLASQVDRFKLRKWAMEVMNLTEEDENLPDVVEEDALICYFCIWQAEFGDESGDESVAWWPKKLDLEENARVLRENYSVGEVEQCWVQLEEVELAKNTKKIAKKRKYFSGDCIYCGNSYNHLMEHVKYMHKEAIKCGFPGCRTYFHTEEDKEQHMQQVSHEKRSKPRREIRKILCKYCEKGKLYSTVELWRRHMDSKHPEQVLCTQYGCNEYFKSKPEMILHVNSAHKRGLNQDLFQCKHCDHFATLEYNLRRHEESKHMPKIFKCDKCDAKFGSKVLVKLHSNKYHTIDKCKTCGQDVFHGHKAFHRKASVCSKCKVSFKCLGLYQLHGESCKQTPFTCKECGKAFKFIKGLNRHVKTVHTKSVRNFGCEHCDYSASNKYYMLNHMTRQHLPKTIKCEKCSKMFPTKCLLKNHKSKAHSFVRCAECSRKLRRDSMYKHRRAQTCGRCECKLKCQGLLDMHICPRSNNIFCCDMCPDIFGKKRSLYAHIVKEHFNL, from the exons ATGAAGCTGCGAGGCAAGGAAGGAAAAGCACCcattcaaaagccgctgtgcagactgtgcgagtgtccgacgtcggacgggcacgtcctcgcgtcgcaggtggacaggttcaagctgaggaaatgggccatggaggtcatgaacctgacggaagaagacgaaaacttgccgGATGTGGTCgaagaagacgctttgatctgctatttttgcatttggcaggccga GTTTGGGGATGAGTCTGGAGATGAATCTGtggcttggtggccgaaaaaacttgatttggaagaaaacgctAGGGTGCTGCgggagaattattcag ttggaGAAGTGgaacagtgttgggtgcagttggaagagGTTGAACTTGCTAAAAACACCAAGAAAATCGCTAAGAAGAGGAAATACTTCAGTGGAGACTGTATTTATTGCGGCAACAGTTACAACCATCTGATGGAGCACGTCAAATATATGCACAAAGAAGCAATCAAATGCGGATTTCCGGGCTGCAGAACCTACTTTCACACCGAGGAGGATaaagagcagcacatgcagcagGTTTCACACGAGAAACGTTCCAAACCACGCCGGGAAATCAGGAAAAttctttgtaaatattgtgaaaaagGCAAATTGTATTCCACAGTGGAGTTGTGGAGGCGGCATATGGATAGCAAGCATCCAGAACAGGTTCTTTGTACTCAGTACGGCTGCAACGAGTACTTCAAATCGAAGCCTGAAATGATTCTCCACGTCAACTCGGCGCACAAACGAGGCTTAAATCAAGATCTTTTCCAGTGCAAGCATTGCGATCATTTCGCAACTCTTGAATATAATTTGAGACGACACGAAGAGTCGAAGCACATGCCAAAGATCTTCAAATGCGACAAGTGCGACGCCAAATTCGGCTCCAAGGTATTAGTGAAACTGCACTCTAACAAATACCACACGATCGACAAGTGCAAAACTTGCGGCCAGGACGTTTTTCACGGACACAAGGCGTTCCACCGAAAGGCATCGGTTTGCTCCAAATGCAAAGTGAGTTTCAAGTGCTTGGGTTTGTATCAACTGCATGGCGAGAGTTGCAAACAAACCCCATTCACTTGCAAAGAGTGTGGAAAagcattcaaatttatcaagGGGTTGAATCGCCATGTGAAAACAGTTCACACCAAATCTGTCAGGAATTTCGGCTGCGAGCACTGCGACTATTCTGCATCTAACAAGTATTACATGCTGAACCACATGACACGCCAACATCTTCCAAAGACGATTAAGTGTGAAAAGTGCAGCAAAATGTTTCCCACGAAATGTCTACTCAAGAATCACAAGTCCAAGGCGCACTCGTTCGTCCGCTGCGCCGAGTGTTCGCGGAAGTTGCGCCGCGATAGCATGTACAAACACCGGCGCGCGCAGACCTGCGGCCGCTGCGAGTGCAAACTCAAGTGCCAAGGACTTCTTGACATGCACATCTGTCCGCGgagtaataatattttctgttgTGACATGTGTCCAGATATATTTGGGAAAAAGAGAAGTTTGTATGCTCACATTGTCAAGGAGcactttaatttgtaa
- the LOC135944179 gene encoding zinc finger protein 780B-like isoform X2 — MKLRGKEAKIPIQKPLCHLCECPTSDGHVLASQVDRFKLRKWAMKVMNLTEEDENLPEVVGEDALICYFCIWQAEFGDESGDEAVAWWPKNLDLEENARVLRENYSVGEVEQCWVQLEEVELAKNTKKIAKKRKYFSGDCIYCGNSYNHLMEHVKYMHKEAIKCGFPGCRTYFHTEEDKEQHMQQVSHEKRSKPRREIRKILCKYCEKGKLYSTVELWRRHMDSKHPEQVLCTQYGCNEYFKSKPEMILHVNSAHKRGLNQDLFQCKHCDHFATLEYNLRRHEESKHMPKIFKCDKCDAKFGSKVLVKLHSNKYHTIDKCKTCGQDVFHGHKAFHRKASVCSKCKVSFKCLGLYQLHGESCKQTPFTCKECGKAFKFIKGLNRHVKTVHTKSVRNFGCEHCDYSASNKYYMLNHMTRQHLPKTIKCEKCSKMFPTKCLLKNHKSKAHSFVRCAECSRKLRRDSMYKHRRAQTCGRCECKLKCQGLLDMHICPRSNNIFCCDMCPDIFGKKRSLYAHIVKEHFNL, encoded by the exons ATGAAGCTGCGaggaaaagaagcaaaaattcccattcaaaagccgctgtgccatctgtgcgagtgtccgacgtcggacggccacgtcctcgcgtcgcaggtggacaggttcaagctgaggaaatgggccatgaaggtcatgaacctgacggaagaagacgaaaacctgCCGGAAGTGGTCGGagaagacgctttgatctgctatttttgcatctggcaggccGA GTTCGGGGATGAGTCCGGAGACGAGGCTGTtgcttggtggccgaaaaatctcgatttggaagaaaacgctAGAGTGCTGCgggagaattattcag ttggaGAAGTGgaacagtgttgggtgcagttggaagagGTTGAACTTGCTAAAAACACCAAGAAAATCGCTAAGAAGAGGAAATACTTCAGTGGAGACTGTATTTATTGCGGCAACAGTTACAACCATCTGATGGAGCACGTCAAATATATGCACAAAGAAGCAATCAAATGCGGATTTCCGGGCTGCAGAACCTACTTTCACACCGAGGAGGATaaagagcagcacatgcagcagGTTTCACACGAGAAACGTTCCAAACCACGCCGGGAAATCAGGAAAAttctttgtaaatattgtgaaaaagGCAAATTGTATTCCACAGTGGAGTTGTGGAGGCGGCATATGGATAGCAAGCATCCAGAACAGGTTCTTTGTACTCAGTACGGCTGCAACGAGTACTTCAAATCGAAGCCTGAAATGATTCTCCACGTCAACTCGGCGCACAAACGAGGCTTAAATCAAGATCTTTTCCAGTGCAAGCATTGCGATCATTTCGCAACTCTTGAATATAATTTGAGACGACACGAAGAGTCGAAGCACATGCCAAAGATCTTCAAATGCGACAAGTGCGACGCCAAATTCGGCTCCAAGGTATTAGTGAAACTGCACTCTAACAAATACCACACGATCGACAAGTGCAAAACTTGCGGCCAGGACGTTTTTCACGGACACAAGGCGTTCCACCGAAAGGCATCGGTTTGCTCCAAATGCAAAGTGAGTTTCAAGTGCTTGGGTTTGTATCAACTGCATGGCGAGAGTTGCAAACAAACCCCATTCACTTGCAAAGAGTGTGGAAAagcattcaaatttatcaagGGGTTGAATCGCCATGTGAAAACAGTTCACACCAAATCTGTCAGGAATTTCGGCTGCGAGCACTGCGACTATTCTGCATCTAACAAGTATTACATGCTGAACCACATGACACGCCAACATCTTCCAAAGACGATTAAGTGTGAAAAGTGCAGCAAAATGTTTCCCACGAAATGTCTACTCAAGAATCACAAGTCCAAGGCGCACTCGTTCGTCCGCTGCGCCGAGTGTTCGCGGAAGTTGCGCCGCGATAGCATGTACAAACACCGGCGCGCGCAGACCTGCGGCCGCTGCGAGTGCAAACTCAAGTGCCAAGGACTTCTTGACATGCACATCTGTCCGCGgagtaataatattttctgttgTGACATGTGTCCAGATATATTTGGGAAAAAGAGAAGTTTGTATGCTCACATTGTCAAGGAGcactttaatttgtaa